The following coding sequences lie in one Methanooceanicella nereidis genomic window:
- the mcrG gene encoding coenzyme-B sulfoethylthiotransferase subunit gamma — protein sequence MAYKAQFYPGKTSVAQNRKKFMDPSYKMEKLRSLSDDDVVIMLGHRAPGSAYKKVHPPLAETGEPDCPIRKIVEPTPGTKEGDRIRYNQYADSMYFAPMVPYLRSWMACTRYRGVDPGTLSGRQIIEARERDIEAITKEVMETEMFDPARASLRGCTVHGHSLRLNENGMMFDMLQRQVLGADGNVQAVKDQVGDPLDRKVNLGKPMSEEELKKRTTIYRVDGVAFRADDEVLPWVQRIHNLRTKCGFFPKV from the coding sequence CAGAACAGAAAGAAGTTCATGGACCCATCATACAAGATGGAGAAGCTCAGGAGCCTCTCCGATGACGACGTCGTCATCATGCTGGGACACCGCGCCCCGGGTTCCGCATACAAGAAGGTACACCCGCCATTAGCAGAGACCGGTGAGCCGGACTGCCCCATAAGGAAGATAGTCGAGCCCACCCCGGGTACCAAGGAAGGAGACAGGATCAGGTACAATCAGTACGCTGACTCAATGTACTTCGCACCGATGGTCCCGTACCTCAGGTCCTGGATGGCATGCACCAGGTACAGGGGAGTAGACCCAGGTACCCTCTCGGGCAGGCAGATCATCGAGGCCCGTGAGAGAGACATCGAGGCCATAACCAAGGAAGTTATGGAGACCGAGATGTTCGACCCGGCAAGGGCATCCTTAAGAGGCTGCACCGTGCACGGTCACTCGCTCAGGCTTAACGAGAACGGCATGATGTTCGACATGCTGCAGAGACAGGTTCTCGGCGCAGACGGTAACGTCCAGGCCGTTAAGGACCAGGTCGGCGACCCGCTCGACAGAAAAGTAAACCTCGGCAAACCCATGTCCGAAGAAGAGCTCAAGAAGAGGACCACCATCTACCGTGTTGACGGTGTTGCATTCAGGGCAGACGATGAAGTATTACCCTGGGTACAGAGGATCCACAACTTAAGGACAAAGTGCGGGTTCTTCCCGAAGGTGTAA